Proteins from a genomic interval of Kitasatospora herbaricolor:
- a CDS encoding YhjD/YihY/BrkB family envelope integrity protein, with translation MNRFQKIVGFDRSMALASSALTSLIPFTILGAAVLSRFGSNDVASRIISRYSLTGGGAEAVRSLFAPTTSEADPGVGVLGALFLMISVLSFTRAAQRLFEQTWELKPLSVRNTPNGLWWILTLGAYLTVTSWIRVLFGSGRLELGAALCSAPVTGAFLCWTGWILSARRIPRRLLLPFGIVASALTAVYSMGASLYLPRLFNSYATRYGSLGAVLALISALFGAMLVIVASAALGREVGDELDRIRRGQRPADDEIRRQWANVVDQTRSRWHTAREQISRHRSDGRDKP, from the coding sequence GTGAACCGCTTCCAGAAGATCGTCGGCTTCGACCGCTCGATGGCACTCGCCTCCAGCGCGCTGACCTCGCTGATCCCCTTCACGATCCTCGGCGCCGCGGTGCTGAGCCGGTTCGGGAGCAACGACGTGGCGAGCCGCATCATCAGCCGCTACAGCCTCACCGGCGGCGGCGCCGAGGCGGTGCGCAGCCTCTTCGCCCCCACCACCAGCGAGGCGGACCCGGGCGTGGGCGTCCTCGGGGCACTGTTCCTGATGATCTCGGTCCTCAGCTTCACCCGGGCCGCCCAGCGACTGTTCGAACAGACCTGGGAGCTCAAGCCGCTGAGCGTGCGCAACACCCCGAACGGCCTGTGGTGGATCCTCACCCTGGGGGCCTACCTGACCGTCACGAGCTGGATCCGGGTGCTCTTCGGCAGCGGCCGGCTGGAACTGGGGGCGGCCCTCTGCTCCGCCCCGGTGACGGGGGCCTTCCTCTGCTGGACGGGCTGGATCCTCTCCGCCCGCCGGATCCCCCGCCGCCTGCTGCTGCCGTTCGGCATCGTCGCCTCCGCTCTCACGGCGGTCTACTCGATGGGCGCGAGCCTCTACCTCCCGCGCCTCTTCAACTCCTACGCCACCCGCTACGGCTCCCTCGGCGCCGTGCTCGCGCTGATCTCGGCGCTCTTCGGCGCCATGCTGGTGATCGTCGCCTCGGCCGCGCTCGGGCGGGAGGTGGGCGACGAACTCGACCGGATCCGCCGCGGGCAGCGCCCCGCCGACGACGAGATCAGACGGCAGTGGGCCAACGTGGTCGACCAGACCCGTTCACGGTGGCACACCGCCCGGGAGCAGATCTCCCGGCACCGCTCCGACGGCCGCGACAAACCCTGA